In Symmachiella dynata, the following are encoded in one genomic region:
- a CDS encoding PQQ-binding-like beta-propeller repeat protein yields the protein MPRPDHLMTLLGTAVLYLGIGVTSLATAGEADDWRQFRGPNCSGVSQSDLPLPTHFSATENVLWTHELGDGVASAVIADGRCYCTGLLGDTETEGTFVVYCFDAATGKPHWQREFPTGDLPRITRPNSHASSTPATDGERVYVYFSTLGLKALDCQTGKDVWEDAIEPPNFLLGWGAAASPVLVDDLVIFAQDDDLNPFIAAYEAKTGSVRWRKERPEMLGGYAAPVLCTADGRTDIVLAGSGKLKGYRPSDGKELWNCNTMLRTVMTSPVVVDDSIFISIQSYGDTDRHLKPALLQWKDTDQDGKLSREEVPKPFWKKFDKGDKNKDQFLVDTEIDAAFQSPDNMVGGGRTIQSVRGGGTGDVTETHLQWNLDNRSPSNLSSPLAVDGRVYVVKKGGLSSCFNADDGSTVWKLKRVHNFGEYYASPVYGDGKIYLTGENGLVAVLAAGPKLKFLAKKNDMGDSILATPSIADGKLFFRTRNGIVVVGNGE from the coding sequence ATGCCACGACCAGACCACCTCATGACACTGTTGGGCACAGCGGTGTTGTATCTCGGAATCGGTGTGACCTCACTGGCCACCGCAGGCGAAGCCGATGATTGGCGTCAGTTTCGGGGGCCAAATTGTAGCGGCGTCTCGCAATCCGATTTACCACTGCCGACGCATTTTTCCGCCACGGAGAACGTTCTCTGGACGCATGAATTAGGTGACGGCGTCGCTTCGGCTGTGATCGCTGATGGCCGTTGTTATTGCACCGGCCTGTTGGGCGACACCGAAACCGAAGGCACCTTTGTGGTGTATTGTTTTGATGCGGCGACCGGCAAGCCGCATTGGCAGCGGGAATTCCCCACCGGTGATTTGCCACGCATCACCCGCCCAAACAGCCATGCCTCCTCGACACCCGCCACTGATGGCGAACGTGTGTACGTCTATTTCTCTACGCTGGGACTCAAAGCACTCGACTGCCAAACCGGCAAAGACGTTTGGGAGGACGCGATTGAGCCGCCTAACTTCCTGCTGGGCTGGGGGGCAGCTGCTTCTCCCGTTTTGGTCGACGATCTGGTCATCTTTGCCCAGGACGACGATCTCAATCCCTTCATCGCCGCCTATGAAGCTAAAACCGGCAGCGTGCGTTGGCGTAAGGAACGGCCCGAAATGCTGGGCGGCTATGCCGCTCCGGTGTTGTGCACGGCTGATGGGCGGACCGATATTGTGCTGGCCGGATCGGGGAAACTCAAAGGTTACCGGCCGAGTGACGGCAAGGAACTTTGGAATTGCAATACGATGCTGCGGACCGTCATGACCTCTCCGGTTGTGGTGGATGACAGTATTTTTATCTCGATCCAAAGTTACGGCGACACCGATCGTCATCTCAAACCGGCGCTGTTGCAATGGAAAGATACCGACCAGGACGGCAAGCTCAGCCGCGAGGAAGTGCCGAAACCGTTTTGGAAAAAATTTGATAAAGGTGATAAGAACAAAGACCAGTTTTTGGTCGATACGGAAATCGATGCGGCGTTTCAATCGCCCGACAATATGGTCGGCGGTGGTCGGACGATTCAATCGGTTCGCGGCGGCGGTACGGGAGACGTGACCGAAACCCACCTGCAGTGGAATCTCGACAACCGGTCTCCCTCGAATTTGTCCTCGCCGTTGGCTGTCGATGGACGTGTGTATGTTGTTAAAAAAGGCGGCCTGTCGAGTTGCTTCAATGCCGATGATGGATCCACGGTCTGGAAACTCAAACGCGTTCACAACTTCGGCGAGTACTATGCGTCACCCGTCTACGGCGATGGCAAGATTTATCTAACTGGCGAAAACGGCTTAGTTGCCGTCTTGGCAGCTGGTCCCAAGCTTAAGTTTCTGGCGAAGAAAAACGACATGGGCGACAGCATTTTGGCAACGCCTTCGATCGCGGATGGCAAGCTGTTTTTTCGGACGCGGAATGGGATTGTTGTTGTGGGGAATGGTGAGTAG
- a CDS encoding formylmethanofuran dehydrogenase subunit A encodes MSLFKISGGTVYDPLNNIDGEVRDLWIDDGRFIEPPTDSSIIPDRTLDASGLVVMPGGVDMHCHIAGPKVNVARKMRPEEKRLADKVTRTPLTRSGTMGSVPSTFATGYKYAGLGYTTAFDAAIPPLGARHAHEEFHDTPILDKGFYILVGNNHYVMRQIQEKEPERLKNYLAWLLNATKGYSCKLVNPGGVEVWKSTGGNATGLDDPIDYFDVTPRQIITGVAHAAGELGLPHPVHIHCNNLGMPGNWLTTLETMKALEGRKAHITHIQFHSYGGNPDEQSTFCSQVPQLADYVNSHENLTVDVGQVMFAETTSMTGDGPLGYFLHKVTGRKWFSGDTEMEAGCGIVPIVYKDKSMVHALQWAIGLEWYLLVNDPWRVAMSTDHPNGASFMAYPEIIALLMDRERRRAVLDRVPSGVKERCSLADLDREYTLNEIAIVTRAAPAKMLGLTQKGHLGPGADADITIYTPDNDIQLMFELPRFVIRRGRVIVEQGEIRENVNGETLHVAPSFDPDAVDDIQNWFEQHYTIQFANYPVQEDTVEHLRAIPTE; translated from the coding sequence ATGTCACTTTTCAAAATCAGCGGCGGCACGGTTTACGATCCTTTAAACAACATCGACGGCGAAGTCCGTGATTTATGGATTGATGACGGTCGATTTATCGAGCCGCCCACCGACTCCAGTATCATCCCCGACCGCACACTCGATGCCTCGGGACTGGTCGTGATGCCCGGTGGGGTCGACATGCATTGCCACATCGCTGGGCCGAAGGTGAATGTGGCTCGTAAAATGCGGCCTGAGGAAAAACGGCTTGCCGACAAGGTGACGCGCACGCCGCTCACGCGTTCCGGCACAATGGGCAGCGTCCCCAGCACATTTGCCACGGGATACAAATACGCCGGTCTGGGCTACACGACCGCCTTCGACGCCGCCATTCCTCCGCTCGGAGCTCGGCACGCGCACGAGGAATTCCACGACACGCCGATTCTGGACAAGGGATTCTACATCCTCGTTGGCAACAACCATTACGTCATGCGGCAGATTCAGGAGAAGGAACCGGAGCGGCTGAAAAACTATCTCGCTTGGCTGCTCAATGCGACCAAAGGTTACTCCTGCAAGCTGGTCAATCCAGGCGGAGTTGAGGTTTGGAAATCGACCGGCGGCAATGCCACCGGGTTGGACGATCCGATCGATTATTTTGATGTCACGCCGCGACAAATCATTACCGGCGTGGCCCACGCAGCCGGTGAATTAGGACTGCCGCACCCGGTGCATATCCATTGCAACAATCTTGGTATGCCCGGCAATTGGTTGACGACGCTAGAAACGATGAAAGCGCTCGAAGGCCGCAAAGCGCATATCACCCACATCCAGTTTCACAGTTACGGCGGCAATCCGGACGAGCAAAGCACGTTCTGTTCGCAAGTCCCCCAATTGGCCGATTATGTGAACAGCCACGAAAACCTCACCGTGGACGTCGGCCAAGTCATGTTTGCCGAAACAACCTCCATGACGGGCGACGGTCCGTTGGGTTACTTCCTGCACAAGGTGACCGGTCGCAAATGGTTTTCCGGCGATACCGAAATGGAAGCCGGTTGTGGAATTGTGCCGATCGTCTACAAAGACAAATCGATGGTGCACGCGCTGCAATGGGCTATTGGCTTGGAATGGTATCTGCTGGTCAATGACCCCTGGCGGGTGGCGATGAGCACCGACCATCCCAACGGCGCTTCATTCATGGCGTATCCCGAAATCATCGCCCTGCTGATGGATCGCGAACGTCGTCGCGCGGTGTTGGACCGTGTCCCGTCCGGTGTGAAGGAGCGATGTTCGCTGGCTGATTTGGATCGGGAATACACGCTCAACGAAATCGCCATCGTCACGCGAGCGGCACCGGCCAAGATGTTGGGGCTGACACAAAAAGGCCATCTGGGACCAGGCGCCGATGCCGACATCACGATTTACACGCCCGACAACGACATTCAATTGATGTTCGAATTGCCCCGCTTCGTCATTCGTCGTGGCCGGGTGATTGTTGAACAGGGAGAAATCCGCGAAAACGTCAACGGCGAAACCCTGCACGTGGCACCGTCATTCGACCCGGATGCCGTGGACGACATTCAAAACTGGTTCGAACAACATTACACAATCCAATTCGCAAATTACCCGGTCCAAGAGGACACTGTCGAACATTTACGGGCTATCCCGACAGAGTAA
- a CDS encoding alpha-glucuronidase family glycosyl hydrolase: MRSCWVSGIVAACLLLCGGSSLAVAGPAVEVVVGADAPPLERLAATEWVAQVRSLFDVEAAIVESPTGDNPVVLIGSPKTNSAVADAMGADWPELSDQGHLLRSRKLKGQEALVVGGGSPVATLWAVYELGRHFGMRYTAHGDKIPAVKPKLDFTGIDKTLEPQQQQRIWRTVNDFPVGPESWGLAEQKTMLQQLAKLKYNRIMISLWPWQPFVDYEFRGTRKQTATLFFDETFPIDSDTPGRTALDRAPVFTNPDFAAAKTYDEKTAAGKKLLTGIIDEAHRLGMTVGLSISPLEFPKEFAAVLPDAPKPHGIGNLVIGPGPKQTPDDPLFRELVRTKIRAYVETYPTIDHMYFTMPEFPNWNAPAKTSWQRLDEKLGLESVIDYDAVVQAARERQTVANGDRGESAVQGNITTLDFLHNLDPDGTMLKAPDGRQIGGVLTALDPALFPIADKLVPEYIELLHFVDYTARRVVQNKELLAGLPESAAKRSMIILTLADDNVGVLPQLATSDIHALLNETQKLGWAGFSTRYWMVGDLDPTLNYLALAAFDSSVTPQQANVELIDGICGPGVAQRMTLAFDAIEKATAIIDEHDLGFAFPVPGMVMKHYASGPVPAWWEEANAAYNEAMVEMYRSQTRAGKAGRNYILYHAKRHEFAVTYFAAITALRAAAQAKKDGDNELAIEELEKALEAIYNATHCISEVAASNSDRGLIAVMAAYGFRPVSQEYERVEADE; encoded by the coding sequence ATGCGAAGTTGTTGGGTTTCGGGGATCGTGGCTGCGTGTTTGTTGTTGTGCGGGGGCTCTTCGTTGGCTGTGGCGGGGCCGGCGGTGGAGGTGGTTGTGGGGGCGGATGCTCCGCCGTTGGAACGATTGGCTGCGACGGAATGGGTGGCGCAGGTCCGTTCGCTGTTTGATGTTGAGGCCGCAATTGTTGAGAGTCCCACGGGTGACAATCCTGTCGTGTTGATCGGCAGCCCGAAAACGAATTCCGCTGTGGCGGATGCCATGGGCGCCGATTGGCCCGAACTCAGCGATCAAGGGCATTTGCTCCGCAGCCGGAAACTGAAAGGGCAGGAGGCACTGGTGGTCGGCGGCGGCAGCCCGGTGGCGACGTTGTGGGCCGTCTATGAACTGGGGCGGCATTTCGGCATGCGATATACGGCGCACGGCGACAAAATTCCGGCGGTCAAACCAAAACTTGATTTCACCGGCATCGACAAAACATTGGAGCCGCAACAACAGCAGCGGATTTGGCGGACGGTCAATGACTTTCCCGTCGGTCCCGAATCGTGGGGCTTGGCGGAGCAAAAAACGATGCTCCAACAACTGGCCAAGCTGAAATACAACCGCATCATGATCAGCCTCTGGCCTTGGCAACCGTTTGTTGATTACGAATTCCGTGGCACGCGCAAACAGACGGCGACGCTGTTTTTCGATGAGACGTTTCCGATCGATAGCGATACACCGGGACGGACAGCTCTGGACCGGGCGCCGGTTTTTACCAATCCCGATTTCGCTGCTGCGAAAACCTATGACGAAAAAACCGCCGCCGGCAAAAAGCTGCTGACGGGAATCATTGATGAAGCGCATCGTTTGGGCATGACGGTCGGGCTGAGCATTTCGCCGCTGGAATTCCCCAAAGAATTTGCCGCTGTCCTACCCGATGCGCCCAAGCCGCACGGTATAGGGAATCTGGTGATCGGTCCGGGCCCGAAACAAACGCCCGATGATCCGCTGTTCCGCGAATTGGTCCGCACCAAGATTCGCGCCTATGTCGAGACGTATCCCACGATCGATCACATGTATTTCACCATGCCCGAGTTTCCGAATTGGAACGCGCCGGCGAAAACGTCGTGGCAACGGTTGGATGAAAAATTGGGCCTGGAAAGCGTGATTGACTACGACGCTGTGGTTCAAGCGGCCCGTGAACGTCAGACGGTGGCGAATGGCGACCGTGGCGAATCAGCAGTGCAGGGCAATATCACGACGCTCGACTTTCTACACAACCTCGATCCCGACGGCACCATGCTGAAAGCGCCTGATGGACGGCAAATCGGCGGCGTGCTCACGGCGCTCGATCCGGCGCTGTTTCCCATCGCCGACAAGTTGGTGCCGGAATACATCGAGCTACTGCATTTCGTGGATTACACCGCTCGCCGTGTGGTGCAGAACAAAGAGTTGTTGGCTGGGCTTCCCGAATCGGCGGCGAAGCGGAGCATGATCATTCTCACGTTGGCTGATGACAACGTCGGCGTTTTGCCGCAATTGGCGACCTCCGACATTCATGCTCTGCTCAATGAAACGCAAAAACTCGGCTGGGCCGGTTTTTCCACGCGGTATTGGATGGTGGGCGACTTGGACCCCACGCTCAACTACCTGGCGCTGGCCGCGTTTGATTCCAGCGTGACTCCCCAGCAAGCCAACGTCGAATTGATTGACGGGATTTGTGGCCCCGGGGTTGCGCAACGGATGACGTTGGCCTTTGATGCCATCGAAAAGGCGACGGCGATCATCGATGAGCATGATCTTGGTTTTGCTTTTCCCGTGCCCGGCATGGTCATGAAGCATTACGCGTCCGGCCCGGTTCCCGCTTGGTGGGAGGAAGCGAACGCGGCATATAACGAGGCGATGGTCGAAATGTATCGCAGCCAAACCCGCGCAGGCAAAGCAGGTCGAAATTACATTTTGTATCACGCCAAACGCCACGAGTTCGCCGTCACCTACTTTGCCGCCATCACCGCACTTCGCGCCGCCGCGCAGGCTAAAAAAGATGGGGATAACGAATTGGCGATCGAAGAACTCGAAAAGGCGCTCGAAGCCATCTACAACGCCACACATTGCATCAGCGAAGTCGCGGCTTCGAATAGTGATCGTGGCTTGATCGCCGTGATGGCTGCGTATGGCTTTCGGCCGGTCTCCCAGGAATACGAACGCGTTGAGGCGGACGAATGA
- a CDS encoding Uma2 family endonuclease has product MSKPQLFITDADAGLELSAEEYAEADFQPPCKYERAQRRITVLPPPGHYHFLIVERIHELLVTYKFAHKHVIQHVIQESWIAINKKTDRRPDLAVYLHNQDAQQQIPQRIPEIVFEIVSPGSDAHDRDYVEKRNDYEQAGVQEYVIVDRFEHRVTVLRRDDETFVESTLQDGDDYTSPLLPGLQIPLKGII; this is encoded by the coding sequence ATGAGCAAACCACAATTGTTCATCACCGATGCGGACGCAGGTCTGGAACTCTCCGCCGAGGAATACGCCGAAGCGGATTTTCAACCTCCGTGCAAATACGAACGCGCTCAACGGAGAATCACCGTGCTGCCACCGCCCGGTCATTATCATTTTTTGATCGTCGAACGAATCCATGAATTACTGGTGACATATAAGTTTGCTCACAAGCACGTCATACAACACGTCATTCAAGAGTCATGGATCGCTATTAACAAGAAAACGGATCGACGCCCGGATCTCGCGGTGTATCTCCACAACCAAGACGCACAACAACAGATCCCGCAACGCATCCCCGAGATTGTTTTCGAAATCGTCAGTCCTGGCAGCGACGCACACGATCGTGATTACGTGGAAAAACGAAACGACTATGAGCAGGCCGGCGTGCAGGAATACGTCATTGTCGACCGCTTCGAACATCGCGTGACGGTCTTGCGGCGCGACGATGAAACGTTTGTCGAATCGACGCTGCAGGATGGCGACGATTACACGAGCCCCCTATTGCCTGGATTACAGATACCCCTAAAAGGGATTATTTAA
- a CDS encoding formylmethanofuran dehydrogenase subunit B, producing the protein MSIAELPVDKTDELKIVKDATCTFCGCVCDDMELTVQGNKITKAKNACVLGKSWFFNHHIEDRPEATIAGQPVPFEEAVEKAADILLAATYPITYGLSDTTSEAQRVAIAITDWIGGTIDTTTSVCHGPSGMAFQGVGEVTCSLGEIKNRADFVLFWGCNPAEGHPRHFTRYSLMPKGQFLPNGRKDRTAVLIDVRKTKTARAMDYYLQLKPRSDFELAWALRGIAAGVEVDPDIEQITGIPLDMLEDLVSKMKEAKFGVIMFGMGLTMTRGKHINTEAVLALARDMNKYTRFAAKPLRGHGNVTGADNIVAWSTGYPFGVNLNRGYPRFNPGEFTTSDTLARGEADAALIIASDPMSNFSNPAREHLSKIPTVVLDPKLSETAKIATVAFTSATYGINTPGTVYRMDDVPIPLRPAFESPYRSDQTILTAIETRIREKQLAAL; encoded by the coding sequence ATGAGTATTGCCGAATTACCGGTCGACAAGACCGATGAGTTGAAGATTGTTAAGGATGCCACTTGTACGTTTTGCGGCTGTGTCTGCGACGACATGGAATTGACGGTTCAAGGCAACAAGATCACCAAGGCCAAAAATGCCTGCGTGCTCGGCAAGTCTTGGTTTTTCAACCACCACATCGAAGACCGCCCCGAAGCGACGATCGCAGGCCAACCGGTCCCCTTCGAAGAAGCCGTTGAAAAAGCCGCCGACATTTTGTTGGCCGCCACCTATCCGATCACCTACGGCCTGTCGGATACGACCAGCGAAGCGCAGCGCGTGGCTATCGCCATCACCGACTGGATCGGCGGCACGATTGACACGACAACATCGGTCTGCCACGGGCCATCGGGAATGGCCTTTCAGGGAGTCGGCGAAGTCACCTGCTCGCTGGGCGAGATCAAAAACCGCGCCGATTTTGTATTGTTCTGGGGCTGCAATCCGGCCGAGGGGCACCCGCGACACTTCACGCGTTATAGCTTGATGCCCAAGGGACAATTCCTTCCCAACGGCCGCAAAGACCGCACAGCTGTGTTGATTGATGTCCGCAAGACAAAAACCGCTAGAGCAATGGATTACTATCTGCAGCTCAAGCCGCGGAGCGATTTTGAACTGGCCTGGGCACTGCGGGGAATCGCCGCCGGCGTGGAAGTCGATCCGGACATCGAACAGATCACCGGCATTCCGTTGGACATGCTGGAGGATCTGGTCTCCAAAATGAAAGAGGCGAAATTCGGTGTTATTATGTTTGGCATGGGGCTGACCATGACACGCGGCAAACACATCAACACCGAAGCGGTCCTGGCCCTGGCCCGCGATATGAACAAGTACACCCGATTCGCCGCCAAGCCGTTGCGCGGACATGGCAATGTGACCGGAGCAGACAACATCGTCGCCTGGTCGACCGGCTATCCCTTCGGCGTGAATCTCAACCGCGGTTACCCACGCTTTAACCCGGGTGAGTTTACAACGTCCGACACACTCGCTCGCGGCGAAGCCGATGCGGCGTTGATTATCGCTTCGGACCCGATGTCGAATTTCAGCAATCCGGCACGGGAACACCTCTCGAAAATCCCCACCGTGGTCTTAGACCCGAAGCTGAGCGAGACGGCGAAAATCGCCACGGTGGCATTCACTTCGGCGACGTACGGTATCAACACGCCCGGCACGGTCTACCGCATGGACGATGTCCCGATCCCCCTGCGACCAGCATTCGAATCTCCCTATCGCAGCGACCAGACGATTCTAACGGCGATCGAGACGCGGATTCGCGAAAAGCAATTGGCGGCCCTCTAA
- a CDS encoding Uma2 family endonuclease translates to MSKPQLLITGDDEGLELSADEYAEADFQPPCKYERAQRRIIVLPPPGHDHHVIAGILRDHLGAYRLAHPNVVEHVFQESWLRVDEDTDRHPDITVYLQADSPGEEIPARVPDIIFEVVSPGRPAHDRDYIAKRNDYETAGVQEYVIVDRFEHRVTVLRRDDETFVESTLQDSDEYTSPLLPELRIPLKGIL, encoded by the coding sequence ATGAGCAAACCGCAATTATTAATCACCGGTGACGACGAGGGCCTGGAACTCTCCGCCGACGAATACGCCGAAGCGGATTTTCAACCTCCGTGCAAATACGAACGCGCTCAACGGAGAATCATCGTGCTGCCGCCGCCCGGACATGACCATCATGTGATCGCGGGAATTCTTCGTGATCATCTTGGCGCCTACCGTCTCGCTCACCCGAATGTTGTCGAACACGTATTCCAAGAATCGTGGCTGCGTGTCGATGAAGATACCGATCGTCATCCAGATATCACCGTCTATCTGCAAGCGGATTCGCCGGGCGAAGAGATTCCTGCTCGTGTCCCGGACATCATTTTTGAAGTGGTTAGCCCCGGTCGCCCGGCGCATGATCGCGATTACATCGCCAAACGCAACGACTACGAAACGGCCGGCGTGCAGGAATATGTTATCGTCGACCGCTTCGAACATCGTGTGACGGTCTTGCGGCGCGACGATGAAACGTTTGTCGAATCGACGCTGCAAGATAGCGATGAGTATACCAGTCCGTTGTTGCCCGAACTGCGAATTCCACTTAAAGGGATTCTCTAA
- a CDS encoding Uma2 family endonuclease: protein MSKPQLLITGDDEGLKLSAEEYAEADFQPPCKYERAQRRIIVLPPPGHYHHVITNHFRKYLGAYELTRPDVVEFVFQESWLRVGDDTDRHPDITVYLLANSPGEEIPARVPDIIFEVVSPGRPAHDRDYIAKRNDYETAGVQEYVIVDRFEHRVTVLRRDGEKFVESTLRETDDYTSLLLPGLQIPLQGIV from the coding sequence ATGAGCAAACCACAATTATTGATCACCGGTGACGACGAGGGCCTGAAACTCTCCGCCGAGGAATACGCCGAAGCGGATTTTCAACCTCCGTGCAAATACGAACGCGCTCAACGGAGAATCATCGTGCTGCCGCCGCCCGGACATTATCATCACGTGATTACCAACCATTTTCGCAAGTATCTCGGGGCTTATGAACTCACTCGGCCGGATGTGGTCGAGTTCGTCTTTCAAGAATCTTGGTTACGCGTCGGCGACGATACGGATCGTCATCCTGACATTACCGTCTATCTACTAGCGAATTCGCCGGGCGAAGAGATTCCTGCTCGCGTTCCGGACATCATTTTTGAAGTTGTTAGTCCCGGTCGCCCGGCGCATGATCGCGACTACATCGCCAAACGCAATGACTACGAAACAGCCGGCGTGCAGGAATACGTCATCGTCGACCGTTTCGAACATCGTGTGACGGTCTTGCGGCGCGACGGTGAAAAGTTTGTCGAATCGACGCTGCGAGAGACCGATGACTATACAAGCCTCTTACTACCTGGACTGCAGATTCCCCTACAAGGGATTGTTTGA
- the pdxA gene encoding 4-hydroxythreonine-4-phosphate dehydrogenase PdxA yields MTADRPRVALTMGDVAGIGPEVCARACVDPQILAAVNPIVFGHPDVLERAVQLLQLRRSVQPIDHVGDAETSDDTITCYNPGSDDVVDVAPATVDARAGRAAYDYLVAATHAALDHQIDAIVTAPLNKAALRAAGLNYPGHTEILAQECGVSDFGMMLYMPPGENVLSPHGLGVVHVTLHTSIRSVPDLLTTTAIREKIGLMQQFMQTMGCDPPRLAVCALNPHAGEEGLFGNEEAGIIAPAVVAAVADGLNVTGPLPADTLMQRACRGEFDGVIAMYHDQGHIALKLLGFESAVNVTLGLPIIRTSPSHGTAFDIAWQGTARMDGMQQAVRVAAMLARGS; encoded by the coding sequence ATGACGGCGGATCGGCCGCGCGTGGCGCTCACCATGGGGGACGTTGCCGGCATTGGACCGGAGGTCTGCGCACGTGCCTGTGTCGACCCCCAAATCCTTGCAGCCGTCAACCCAATCGTGTTCGGTCATCCTGACGTGCTCGAACGCGCAGTGCAGTTGTTGCAATTGCGGCGTTCGGTCCAACCCATCGATCACGTCGGTGATGCCGAGACCTCCGACGATACGATTACCTGCTACAATCCCGGCAGCGACGACGTAGTTGATGTCGCGCCGGCCACCGTCGATGCCCGCGCTGGCCGCGCAGCGTATGACTACTTGGTCGCGGCAACCCATGCGGCCTTGGATCACCAGATCGATGCGATCGTCACCGCACCACTGAACAAGGCAGCCCTTCGCGCCGCTGGGCTCAATTATCCCGGACACACGGAGATTCTTGCTCAAGAGTGCGGTGTGAGCGATTTTGGCATGATGCTCTACATGCCGCCGGGCGAAAATGTGTTATCGCCTCACGGTTTGGGGGTCGTGCATGTCACGCTGCATACGTCGATCCGCAGTGTGCCCGACTTATTGACCACGACAGCGATCCGCGAAAAAATCGGTCTAATGCAGCAGTTCATGCAGACGATGGGCTGCGATCCCCCCCGCTTGGCCGTCTGTGCCCTCAATCCTCATGCCGGGGAGGAAGGACTGTTCGGGAATGAAGAAGCCGGCATCATCGCCCCAGCTGTCGTGGCGGCTGTTGCAGACGGGCTGAACGTCACCGGTCCGCTGCCAGCCGATACGTTGATGCAGCGCGCCTGTCGCGGAGAATTCGACGGTGTGATCGCCATGTATCACGATCAAGGGCACATCGCGCTCAAACTGCTCGGCTTTGAAAGTGCGGTCAATGTCACGCTGGGTCTACCGATCATCCGCACGAGTCCCAGCCACGGCACCGCATTCGATATTGCCTGGCAAGGGACAGCCCGCATGGACGGCATGCAACAGGCGGTTCGCGTCGCAGCAATGCTAGCGCGCGGCAGCTAA
- a CDS encoding molybdopterin dinucleotide binding domain-containing protein has protein sequence MAEEFILIPGRTSKQGTTLNEGKYTDGYLEEISTLQICDQDMQRLGLSDGDQVRMWNDVGEVTVPCKTSKGDELPPGLLFISYGMWSSALMGGDTQGSGMPDSKGLDVFLEPA, from the coding sequence ATGGCTGAAGAATTCATCTTGATCCCCGGACGCACCAGCAAACAAGGGACAACGCTCAACGAGGGCAAATATACCGACGGCTATTTAGAAGAAATCAGTACGCTGCAGATTTGTGATCAGGACATGCAGCGTTTAGGACTCAGCGACGGCGATCAGGTCCGTATGTGGAACGACGTCGGCGAAGTCACCGTCCCCTGCAAAACCAGCAAAGGGGACGAACTGCCGCCGGGACTGCTGTTCATCAGCTACGGCATGTGGTCCAGCGCACTGATGGGAGGCGACACCCAAGGCAGCGGCATGCCGGACAGTAAAGGACTGGATGTCTTTTTAGAACCGGCTTGA